In a single window of the Desulfovibrio mangrovi genome:
- a CDS encoding HEAT repeat domain-containing protein — MTPLSQPDLTNEHIRKRRQRTRAYTFLLVVCLVAMALEGAACFVLLESIPPTPRQWIFAAALHLASSALPLFYAYKPDSFPGAGWYLPKLTGLIALFLPVIGIVGMPLTIAITRRFVHSQGLAHDFDRDTLKLSAEDEVAIRRSMDDLLREELATQPIVDILLGGDEDLKRGAIMLLKRMKSPRAIRLLKESLSDVSTEVRFFAHTALSQLEEDAMERLEKAEELAASGDSRAIRDYAVTCRDYAHSGLPEASMKTYYLEEARKLFRQYLDKEKQDYATHIEIGKICIELKDHTAALNTFSFALDYPETHLEGRLGRCWVYYDMRDWQQLRREMYTMRVNKPDTRDSDEFNRALYVFWAQQDQPSKGPAGARA, encoded by the coding sequence ATGACGCCGTTATCGCAGCCTGATCTCACAAACGAACATATCAGGAAGAGACGGCAGCGCACCCGGGCCTACACATTCCTTCTGGTTGTGTGCCTTGTCGCCATGGCCCTTGAAGGAGCTGCCTGCTTCGTACTGCTTGAATCCATTCCCCCCACGCCCCGCCAATGGATATTTGCAGCCGCACTGCATCTTGCATCATCCGCCCTGCCCCTGTTCTATGCCTACAAACCGGACAGCTTTCCGGGCGCTGGTTGGTATCTGCCCAAGCTCACCGGGCTGATTGCCCTGTTTCTGCCTGTAATCGGCATTGTGGGCATGCCCCTGACCATAGCCATCACCAGACGGTTCGTACACTCCCAAGGACTTGCGCACGACTTCGACAGGGATACGCTGAAACTCAGCGCCGAGGATGAGGTCGCCATCCGGCGCTCCATGGACGATCTTCTGCGGGAGGAACTCGCCACGCAGCCCATTGTGGACATCCTTCTGGGAGGAGACGAAGACCTGAAGCGTGGTGCCATCATGCTGCTCAAACGCATGAAAAGCCCGCGTGCCATAAGACTGCTGAAGGAAAGCCTTTCCGATGTTTCCACGGAAGTACGCTTCTTTGCCCACACGGCGCTCTCCCAACTGGAAGAAGACGCCATGGAACGACTTGAAAAGGCCGAAGAACTGGCCGCCTCCGGCGACAGCAGGGCAATCCGGGACTATGCAGTCACCTGCCGCGACTATGCCCACAGCGGTTTGCCGGAAGCCAGCATGAAGACCTACTACCTTGAAGAGGCCCGCAAGCTGTTCCGGCAGTATCTGGACAAGGAAAAACAGGATTACGCAACGCACATCGAGATCGGCAAAATATGCATAGAACTGAAGGATCACACCGCCGCACTGAACACCTTCTCCTTCGCACTCGATTATCCGGAAACCCATCTGGAAGGGAGACTGGGCCGTTGCTGGGTGTACTATGACATGCGCGACTGGCAACAGCTTCGGCGCGAGATGTACACCATGCGGGTCAACAAACCCGACACCCGCGACTCCGATGAATTCAACCGGGCCCTCTATGTATTCTGGGCCCAGCAGGATCAGCCATCCAAAGGCCCTGCGGGAGCACGGGCATGA
- the pelF gene encoding GT4 family glycosyltransferase PelF, with protein sequence MTADVCFILEGSYPFVAGGVSSWVHNLIKGLPDLTFTALCILPSEKEQHPYKYELPDNFLPPKVLYIHDVEKPRRKLFKRFSKKHMEEIRSFHKAIGTLSHDDLKAIIDAFQNDRYPLWELMHGPKAWEFLVEQVQTNVPDAPFMNYFWTYRFTHLPMFKALGVDLPKARVYHSVSTGYAGLIGAVARITQARPLLLTEHGIYTKERKIEIAQSESLPQKEDERLRVQKDLGLYQQLWVKTFYALGRIAYRYSERVVTLYEGNRQIQLKDGADPWRTEVIPNGIDIDGFRHLKPADYPSETQETFTVGFVGRVVPIKDVKTFIRACKAVSLKMSNVQFWIMGPTEEDEAYYEECVDLVKVLQLEHAVSFLGRVNVREYYPKLDLVVLTSISEAQPLVVMEANCAGIPVVASDVGACRELLEGRVAEDRSLGLSGIVTRVANPAETANGIISILGDSRTRSRMTHAGRERIARFYSESALNARYDTLYRELMEHPDWSGPGGTGPSGKEESWRE encoded by the coding sequence ATGACAGCTGACGTATGCTTCATATTGGAAGGCTCGTACCCCTTTGTCGCGGGGGGGGTATCCTCATGGGTGCACAACCTCATCAAGGGGTTGCCGGACCTCACCTTCACAGCGCTCTGCATTCTGCCTTCCGAAAAGGAACAGCATCCCTACAAATATGAGCTGCCGGATAATTTTCTGCCACCCAAGGTGCTCTATATTCATGACGTGGAGAAGCCTCGCCGCAAGCTTTTCAAACGGTTCAGCAAGAAGCACATGGAAGAGATCAGATCGTTCCACAAAGCCATAGGCACTCTTTCGCACGACGATCTCAAAGCCATCATTGATGCGTTCCAGAATGACCGCTACCCCCTGTGGGAACTCATGCACGGCCCGAAGGCATGGGAATTTCTCGTCGAACAGGTGCAGACCAACGTACCCGACGCCCCGTTCATGAACTATTTCTGGACATACAGGTTTACGCACCTGCCCATGTTCAAAGCCCTTGGTGTGGACTTGCCCAAGGCACGCGTCTACCATTCCGTTTCCACGGGCTACGCGGGCCTTATTGGCGCTGTGGCACGCATCACACAGGCGCGGCCGCTCCTGCTCACCGAGCACGGCATCTATACGAAGGAACGAAAAATCGAGATAGCCCAGTCCGAATCGCTGCCGCAGAAGGAAGATGAACGCCTGCGGGTGCAAAAGGATCTGGGCCTGTACCAGCAGCTCTGGGTCAAAACATTTTACGCTCTGGGCAGAATTGCCTACCGCTACTCCGAGCGCGTCGTCACCCTGTATGAAGGCAACAGGCAGATACAACTCAAGGATGGCGCGGACCCTTGGAGGACGGAGGTTATCCCCAACGGCATTGACATTGACGGGTTCCGGCACCTGAAACCCGCCGACTACCCGTCTGAAACACAGGAAACCTTTACTGTCGGCTTTGTAGGCCGCGTGGTTCCCATCAAGGATGTGAAGACCTTCATCCGTGCCTGCAAGGCTGTATCGCTGAAGATGAGCAACGTGCAGTTCTGGATCATGGGGCCGACTGAAGAGGACGAAGCGTATTATGAAGAATGCGTTGATTTGGTCAAAGTACTGCAGCTTGAGCACGCGGTATCCTTCCTTGGCCGTGTCAACGTCCGCGAATACTACCCGAAACTCGATCTCGTGGTGCTGACCTCCATCAGCGAGGCGCAACCTCTGGTCGTCATGGAAGCCAACTGCGCCGGCATTCCCGTTGTGGCATCCGACGTAGGCGCGTGCCGCGAACTGCTTGAAGGACGCGTAGCCGAAGACCGCTCGCTCGGCCTCTCCGGTATTGTGACCCGCGTTGCCAACCCGGCAGAAACCGCCAACGGCATCATAAGCATACTTGGCGACAGCAGAACCCGCAGCCGCATGACCCACGCCGGCAGGGAGCGTATCGCCCGTTTTTACAGCGAATCTGCTCTCAATGCCCGTTATGACACGTTGTACAGGGAACTCATGGAGCATCCCGACTGGTCCGGCCCCGGCGGCACCGGTCCTTCTGGAAAGGAGGAATCATGGCGGGAATAG
- a CDS encoding GAF domain-containing protein has product MAVTRLNPKAESGKGRLIYIVETLLGLMLITVLNVLLFKTDIGFMKVQPHPYWIVVILIAVRYGFFPGFFAGFMSGMLYLLFKTATIPDISLLELHSIELWGPPLLFWVTGMALGEIRQGHMRELDAVQTTLKESLQVADEQKRELQTLEQAKVEMDTRIFSQEHTLSTIYEAAQALRTLDADSIYMAILDLLRQYLDVEECSIYIMENNSFQLKASKRTTSPRPKGILGPETEPLYTVYKERKAVTIDAALRNESDNAGMLIAAPVLSSSGLEAVGVLVVERMPFLKFNPASIRMVELIADWCGASLENALLHRSTKEKLITDEIADVYNYKYLRRRLNEEFQRAKRYGLELSLIHLEIPGFTERIPEEQQATLIAFAAVVQSHLRNIDLVFLHEQPGAFVVVLPTTPLQGAKVVVNNIARAYQALVIMSFELEANLMALRVGTAAMTAATNDMDELLAAVTEDIHDAVIAA; this is encoded by the coding sequence ATGGCAGTAACCCGACTCAATCCGAAAGCGGAATCCGGCAAGGGCCGCCTGATCTATATTGTAGAGACTCTGCTGGGCCTCATGCTCATCACGGTCTTGAACGTACTGCTGTTCAAGACCGACATAGGGTTCATGAAAGTACAGCCGCATCCCTACTGGATAGTGGTGATTCTTATTGCCGTGCGCTACGGCTTTTTCCCCGGCTTCTTCGCCGGTTTCATGTCCGGCATGCTCTATTTGCTGTTCAAGACGGCTACCATTCCGGATATCTCCCTGCTGGAGTTGCACTCCATTGAACTATGGGGCCCGCCGCTGTTGTTCTGGGTTACCGGCATGGCTCTGGGTGAAATCCGTCAGGGACACATGCGGGAACTGGACGCCGTGCAGACCACTCTCAAGGAAAGCCTCCAAGTCGCTGACGAACAGAAGAGGGAGCTCCAAACCCTTGAACAGGCCAAAGTGGAGATGGATACGCGCATATTCTCGCAGGAGCACACCCTCAGCACAATCTATGAGGCGGCTCAGGCGTTGCGCACCCTTGATGCGGACTCCATCTACATGGCCATTCTCGATCTGCTGCGCCAGTATCTCGATGTGGAGGAGTGTTCCATCTACATAATGGAAAACAACTCGTTCCAACTGAAGGCCTCGAAACGCACAACCTCACCCCGCCCCAAAGGCATTCTGGGACCGGAAACGGAACCGCTCTACACCGTCTACAAGGAACGCAAAGCCGTCACCATCGATGCTGCCCTGCGCAACGAATCCGACAACGCAGGCATGCTCATCGCGGCTCCGGTGCTCTCCAGCAGCGGGCTTGAGGCCGTGGGAGTTTTGGTTGTTGAACGGATGCCGTTCCTCAAGTTCAACCCCGCCTCCATACGCATGGTGGAACTGATCGCCGACTGGTGCGGAGCAAGCCTTGAAAACGCCCTGCTCCACCGGAGCACAAAGGAAAAACTCATCACTGACGAAATCGCGGACGTATATAACTACAAATATCTGCGCCGCCGTCTGAACGAGGAATTCCAGCGTGCCAAGCGGTACGGCCTTGAGCTTTCCCTGATTCATCTCGAAATTCCGGGGTTTACCGAGCGCATTCCGGAGGAACAGCAGGCAACGCTTATCGCCTTTGCCGCCGTGGTGCAGTCGCATCTGCGCAATATTGATCTTGTCTTCCTGCATGAACAACCGGGGGCCTTTGTTGTCGTGCTGCCCACCACCCCCCTGCAGGGGGCCAAGGTGGTGGTGAACAACATCGCCCGTGCATATCAGGCCCTTGTCATCATGAGCTTTGAACTTGAAGCAAACCTCATGGCTCTGCGGGTCGGAACGGCAGCCATGACGGCTGCTACTAATGATATGGACGAACTTCTGGCAGCAGTGACGGAGGACATTCATGACGCCGTTATCGCAGCCTGA